The Desulfuromonas acetexigens genomic sequence GCGCAGCCGGAAACTGGCCAGGATTTCCCGTTCAGTCAAAGGCCGCCGGGCTTTTCCGGCAATGTAGTCGAGGAGTTGTTCGGCAGTAAGAGACATCGGCGGTCCGTCCTGAAAGGGGCCGTGACCGGCCCGTCATTCGATGGGGTTGATGACCATTCCGGAGAGGATTTTCGGATAGAAATAGGTGGATTTCTGCGGCATCTTCTCGCCGGCGTTGGCGACGTCGCGGACCTCGGACATGCGCGTGGGGTTGACCAGAAAGGCCAGTTGCGCCCCCTGCCCCTCGACCAGACCCAGCGCCTCGTCGATTCTGCGGATGTAGCGCAGCCGTTCCGAATCGTCCGAGGCGATCCCGAGCAACCGTTCGAGAAGCAGACAGTGGAGAATGGAGATATCGAGGGTACGCAGAACCTTGGGCGTCTTGGCGTCGAAAAATTCATCCATCACCCCCTCATCCCGCAGGCAGAGGTAATGGATCCGTCCGTCACCGGTGTAGAGCGCCAGGGTATGCCGGCAACTGCCCAGGTCGCTCAGCCGCGCGCGCAGCGCGAGGATCTGTTCGCCATCCCGGGGGTCGAAGGCCAGGCTTTCGATATCGAAATAGTCGGCCAGCCGTCCCAAAAAAGCCGCCGGATCGAAACCCGCCAGCCCGCTGACGACGCGATGGGCGGGAAAGATGCGCATGCCCTTATCTTCCATATTGGAAAGACACATGAGCACGTAGTTGAAGAGTTCCTTGCCGGTAAAATCGGGATGCAGCTGACGCATGTAGTCGCGATAGGCGATGGCCGCCTCATAGCGATGGTGGCCGTCGGCCAAGACCAGCGGCTTG encodes the following:
- a CDS encoding DUF1015 domain-containing protein; the encoded protein is MAKIVPFRGLRYSSKRIADLAQVTAPPYDVISPALQEELHQRHEHNIVRLLLGRISPEDTDEDNRYTRAAALLRQWRLDGTLCRDPEPSIYLYDQEYAAEDGQVLTRNGLIALARIEEFSTGLVKPHEKTLSDPKADRLALLKACQANLSPVFSLYSDPCCVLEVLAKKEKDRQPEVEVKDDDGVWHRLWRCTDENLIGKAQALLDNKPLVLADGHHRYEAAIAYRDYMRQLHPDFTGKELFNYVLMCLSNMEDKGMRIFPAHRVVSGLAGFDPAAFLGRLADYFDIESLAFDPRDGEQILALRARLSDLGSCRHTLALYTGDGRIHYLCLRDEGVMDEFFDAKTPKVLRTLDISILHCLLLERLLGIASDDSERLRYIRRIDEALGLVEGQGAQLAFLVNPTRMSEVRDVANAGEKMPQKSTYFYPKILSGMVINPIE